One Setaria viridis chromosome 3, Setaria_viridis_v4.0, whole genome shotgun sequence DNA window includes the following coding sequences:
- the LOC117847571 gene encoding uncharacterized protein, with protein sequence MALNLSSGRRRWACRAASRGGKGGAGCRHFHVHHVPSQVWASPLLRWPTRFSLLPYLLVLPVLFLAVLAFLVCFGWFTLVYFVSSLWSKENDHELCVSRSANSASDGGEPRGEDGEERAVERVTEPDGDYGLSEVCVEGQEIKEVFEDGFSEEFQLISRMASPEIFIDDKEHANEEKIVKEVVMFETNKELKAFSELDDSLEKHQQVMDSPIECFLEELNARCREFSTSLNTAKLVDVPYVGEEFVANRKEMSVLCSLEILEFIDKHDTAEIVVDSAGSDFEIPEVPSSDDSAHHGILNEHRKDVNQEQSIAEISVNSVVNHNRIPEGILDEWQETQNLVTEHNKVPEDDSMEEDGKQIVSTSDEPQDSLCETVRLAGYVCENESQTSASAVCDQATSDQDCELEEEGIKNKRVETSNSASDVCDFADNHWRIIEQLDGFAREESIHKDGLLENSAHETISDEDDDRNDNCTSTGSSRRLPFIKRSPSQWWNLCGVLDVFAGGEDY encoded by the exons ATGGCTTTGAATTTGAGCagtgggaggaggagatgggcgTGCCGAGCGGCGAGcagaggagggaagggaggcgcAGGCTGCCGCCATTTCCACGTCCACCACGTCCCGAGCCAGGTCTGGGCCTCGCCTCTCCTCCGGTGGCCGACTCGCTTCTCGCTGCTGCCTTATCTGTTGGTCCTTCCGGTGCTTTTCTTAGCCGTGCTTGCATTTCTCGTGTGTTTCGGCTGGTTCACCCTGGTCTATTTCGTGTCGTCCTTGTGGAGCAAAGAAAATGATCATGAGCTATGCGTGAGCCGGAGCGCGAACAGTGCCAGCGATGGTGGTGAACCGCGCGGGGAAGACGGAGAGGAAAGAGCTGTGGAGCGAGTAACAGAGCCTGATGGTGATTATGGCCTGTCAGAAGTTTGTGTTGAAGGGCAGGAGATAAAAGAGGTGTTCGAAGATGGATTCTCTGAAGAATTTCAGCTCATATCACGGATGGCTTCACCCGAAATCTTTATCGATGACAAAGAGCATGCCAATGAGGAGAAAATTGTGAAAGAAGTGGTGATGTTTGAGACAAACAAGGAGCTAAAAGCATTTTCTGAATTGGATGATTCTTTAGAGAAGCATCAGCAGGTAATGGATAGTCCAATTGAGTGTTTTCTTGAAGAACTTAATGCTAGATGCAGAGAGTTTAGCACCTCACTTAATACTGCGAAATTAGTCGATGTGCCATATGTTGGAGAAGAATTTGTTGCAAACAGGAAGGAAATGTCAGTTTTGTGTTCGTTGGAGATTTTGGAATTTATTGACAAGCATGATACTGCAGAAATAGTTGTTGACAGCGCTGGGAGTGATTTTGAGATTCCAGAGGTTCCTTCTTCCGATGATTCAGCCCACCATGGTATTTTAAACGAACACAGGAAGGATGTCAACCAAGAACAGAGCATAGCAGAAATATCAGTTAACAGTGTTGTTAACCATAACAGGATACCTGAAGGCATCCTTGACGAATGGCAAGAAACACAAAATCTAGTAACTGAGCACAACAAGGTACCTGAAGATGATTccatggaagaagatggaaagcAGATCGTTAGTACTTCAGATGAACCTCAAGATTCTTTATGTGAAACAGTCAGGTTGGCAGGTTATGTGTGTGAAAATGAATCTCAAACTTCTGCATCTGCTGTTTGTGACCAAGCTACTAGTGACCAAGATTGTGAACTTGAAGAAGAGGGTATTAAGAACAAGAGAGTAGAGACATCAAATTCTGCATCTGATGTTTGTGATTTCGCCGACAACCATTGGAGAATAATAGAACAACTTGATGGCTTTGCAAGGGAAGAAAGTATTCACAAGGACGGTTTACTAGAGAATTCAGCCCATGAAACGATTagtgatgaggatgatgatagAAATGATAATTGTACCTCCACG GGATCTTCACGTAGACTGCCGTTCATTAAGAGGTCCCCGTCACAGTGGTGGAATTTATGTGGAGTCCTTGATGTGTTTGCTGGAGGTGAAGACTATTGA